The proteins below are encoded in one region of Reichenbachiella sp. 5M10:
- a CDS encoding Crp/Fnr family transcriptional regulator, with protein sequence MFNFYKKTSTKSLESVFAKAEHITYRKGDHLAVQFEKTNYYYLLQEGEVSVYSFLDGGNKKIELGRYSSLNSPLGLDMMNEPYRYDSSIEAVSETVKVLRWDRKQLNVFLEKNIDLAILFYEHINIHALNLIKEASYLFANTAMITKQADTNLKASKGYDSPLGFNEDEIVVFLLQSPFFEIFEEEDLRILSKNIIRKQYKVGNVIDLQDEVSKGVNILRVGDIRFSRFNSEGDEKYKVSLRAISTPGYLLGPSGFLGAENVMTTKAKKDSVILHIPYDAFKALSKKNPNFALKLQIRISWLLNNQLRGLRARLISAQFNEEVTVSTNLIESNRASLSLSSPLHKVPHLLSFKHTITDGLSILHHVELNGSGIEKNIASLCLDNLHDTQREVNFYENLQKIYNSVVSAPAIMMPDKVFKECINLSKETFDAVSTFVKGKELIPETPGNLFLYNHLLNPPYYALPNQFQINLDCHFLSTILADAYNEEVTMKIVRSGREIEHGHQSYYERLGYINAYNEDTESSENFEKNEAVSDQIEEFLTEFNNVLIAPEHTSYTTDQSPGLFNADVFERILEMEREPLIVPVVMANFDQRIRNNKFACEIKEPFLLSDKMKAMQIDDVKEFLVQYRIEFKQNVRQLRDETH encoded by the coding sequence TTGTTCAATTTCTATAAAAAAACATCGACCAAAAGCCTAGAAAGTGTCTTTGCAAAAGCAGAACACATCACCTATAGAAAAGGCGACCACCTAGCTGTACAGTTTGAAAAAACCAACTATTACTACCTTCTCCAAGAAGGTGAAGTCAGTGTCTACTCATTTCTCGATGGTGGCAACAAAAAAATTGAATTAGGTAGATACTCGAGCCTCAACTCACCGTTGGGACTGGATATGATGAATGAGCCGTACCGCTACGACTCGTCGATTGAGGCTGTCTCCGAAACCGTCAAGGTACTCCGATGGGACCGCAAACAGCTCAATGTATTTCTAGAAAAAAACATCGATCTCGCGATCCTGTTTTATGAGCATATCAATATCCACGCGCTCAACCTCATCAAAGAGGCCAGTTACCTGTTCGCCAACACGGCGATGATCACCAAACAGGCCGATACCAACCTGAAAGCATCCAAAGGCTATGACTCTCCTCTCGGGTTCAACGAGGACGAAATCGTCGTATTCCTATTGCAGTCTCCTTTTTTCGAAATATTCGAAGAAGAAGATTTGCGCATTCTCTCAAAAAATATCATCCGTAAACAATACAAAGTAGGAAATGTCATTGACCTACAAGATGAAGTAAGCAAAGGTGTCAACATCCTACGTGTAGGAGACATCCGTTTCTCCCGATTCAACAGCGAGGGAGATGAAAAATACAAAGTATCACTGCGTGCAATCTCTACGCCCGGCTATTTACTCGGTCCCTCAGGCTTCTTAGGTGCTGAGAATGTCATGACAACCAAAGCCAAGAAGGATTCGGTCATCTTGCACATACCCTACGATGCCTTCAAAGCATTGAGCAAAAAGAATCCAAACTTTGCCCTCAAACTACAGATTAGAATCTCCTGGTTGCTCAATAACCAACTCAGAGGATTACGTGCCCGCCTGATCTCCGCGCAATTCAACGAAGAGGTCACTGTATCTACCAACCTCATCGAAAGCAACCGAGCCAGTCTATCGCTAAGTTCTCCACTGCACAAGGTTCCTCACTTGCTGAGTTTCAAGCATACCATCACTGATGGATTGAGTATCCTCCACCACGTAGAACTCAACGGGTCCGGTATCGAGAAAAATATCGCATCGCTGTGTCTCGACAATCTGCACGACACACAACGTGAAGTGAATTTCTACGAGAACTTGCAAAAAATATACAACAGTGTGGTCTCTGCTCCAGCGATCATGATGCCAGACAAGGTATTCAAAGAATGTATCAATCTGAGCAAAGAAACTTTCGATGCAGTCTCGACTTTCGTCAAAGGCAAAGAGCTCATTCCAGAAACTCCAGGTAATTTATTTTTGTACAACCACCTGCTCAACCCTCCCTACTACGCCCTACCAAATCAATTTCAAATCAATTTGGACTGCCACTTCCTTAGCACCATATTGGCGGACGCCTACAACGAAGAGGTGACCATGAAAATCGTACGAAGCGGCAGAGAGATCGAACACGGACATCAGTCATATTATGAGCGCTTGGGCTATATCAATGCCTACAACGAGGATACTGAGAGCAGTGAAAACTTCGAAAAAAACGAAGCAGTCTCTGATCAAATAGAAGAATTTTTAACGGAATTCAACAACGTTCTCATCGCCCCCGAGCACACATCCTACACAACCGATCAATCCCCTGGGCTGTTCAACGCGGACGTTTTTGAGCGTATCTTGGAGATGGAGCGAGAACCCCTCATCGTACCTGTAGTGATGGCCAACTTCGATCAGCGCATTCGCAACAATAAATTTGCTTGTGAGATCAAGGAACCCTTTCTCCTCAGTGACAAAATGAAGGCCATGCAAATCGATGATGTCAAGGAGTTTTTGGTACAGTATCGCATTGAGTTCAAACAAAATGTTCGACAACTTCGAGACGAAACCCATTAA
- the rlmD gene encoding 23S rRNA (uracil(1939)-C(5))-methyltransferase RlmD — protein MARRRKQIRLDHLEIEAVAAEGKSVARHDGQVVFVKGAVPGDVVDVQVTKKRKAFMEGSPVVFHQYSDLRVDPVCDYFGTCGGCKWQHLNYPSQLEYKQQQVEDSLQRIAKVELAGMSPIIGSQKKLRYRNKLEFTFSNKKWLTKEQISTEEEIQRNGLGFHIPGLFDKVVDVDTCHLMEEPTNAIKNEIRAYALRNGLTFFDIRDQHGLLRNLMIRLTDHGDLMVLLQFFEPDMEAIDGLMAHVQNAFPEITSLLYVINQKKNDTIFDQEVIVYHGEDHIVETMGDLRFKIGPKSFYQTNSAQAKLLYDKTIEFAGLTGDELVYDLYTGTGTIANYCAHSAKKVIGIEYVEDAIKDAFVNSEVNGITNTDFFAGDMKDVLNDSFVREHGTPHVIITDPPRAGMHEDVVDMILKLAPQKVVYVSCNPATQARDIALMDASYRVERIQPVDMFPHTHHVENIVLLIKK, from the coding sequence ATGGCAAGAAGAAGAAAGCAGATCCGGCTGGATCATCTCGAAATCGAGGCAGTAGCAGCAGAAGGTAAGAGTGTCGCCCGTCACGACGGACAAGTGGTTTTTGTGAAAGGAGCCGTCCCTGGAGATGTGGTAGATGTTCAGGTTACCAAAAAACGTAAGGCATTCATGGAAGGGAGCCCAGTGGTCTTTCATCAGTATTCTGATTTGAGGGTTGATCCAGTATGTGATTATTTTGGTACTTGTGGAGGGTGCAAATGGCAGCATCTCAACTACCCCTCTCAGCTGGAGTACAAGCAGCAGCAGGTCGAGGATAGCCTCCAGCGTATCGCTAAGGTCGAACTGGCTGGTATGTCACCGATCATAGGCTCGCAGAAGAAACTCCGCTACCGCAACAAACTGGAGTTTACTTTTTCGAATAAGAAGTGGCTAACGAAGGAGCAAATATCTACGGAAGAAGAAATTCAGCGCAATGGGTTGGGATTTCATATTCCAGGGTTGTTTGACAAGGTTGTAGATGTAGATACCTGTCACTTGATGGAAGAGCCTACCAACGCAATTAAGAACGAAATTAGAGCGTATGCTTTGCGTAATGGTCTGACATTTTTTGATATTCGTGACCAACATGGTCTTCTGCGCAACTTGATGATTCGTCTGACGGATCATGGCGATCTTATGGTGCTTTTGCAGTTTTTCGAGCCAGATATGGAGGCGATCGATGGATTGATGGCGCATGTGCAGAATGCCTTTCCAGAGATTACATCACTGCTCTATGTGATCAATCAAAAGAAAAACGATACAATATTTGATCAAGAGGTGATCGTCTATCATGGCGAAGATCATATCGTGGAGACGATGGGTGACTTGAGATTTAAGATCGGACCCAAGTCTTTCTATCAGACGAATTCGGCGCAGGCCAAGCTACTCTACGACAAGACGATCGAGTTTGCAGGACTGACAGGTGACGAGCTGGTCTACGATTTGTATACAGGTACAGGTACCATCGCCAATTATTGTGCGCACAGTGCCAAAAAGGTGATTGGAATCGAGTATGTTGAGGATGCAATCAAGGATGCTTTTGTCAATTCAGAGGTCAATGGCATCACCAATACTGATTTTTTTGCGGGAGACATGAAGGATGTGCTCAACGACTCATTCGTACGTGAGCACGGTACACCGCATGTGATTATCACAGATCCGCCACGTGCAGGTATGCATGAAGATGTCGTGGATATGATTTTGAAACTTGCGCCGCAGAAGGTCGTGTATGTGAGTTGTAATCCTGCGACACAGGCACGAGACATTGCTTTGATGGATGCCAGTTATAGAGTGGAGCGCATCCAGCCTGTGGATATGTTTCCTCATACGCATCATGTAGAAAACATAGTACTATTAATCAAAAAGTGA